The Anabas testudineus chromosome 5, fAnaTes1.2, whole genome shotgun sequence region AGGAACCAGTGTTTGATTTTGATGGTAACAAATCAAAAATTACACTTGACTAATGGATTTTGCTAAAGAAAGAATGACTAGATCTTGAAATTAGAAATACTGGCACTGCTTTTATAAGAGTATTAAGCTTCTCAAATTGACCCCACATCTTATCGGGTCTGTTCTCAGCTATGTCTTGGCTGTATCAACGATTTGAATTGTCATTGTTGTGCATTTAGATGTGGAAATAGCTTTAATGGTAAGTATAGCTTacctttttaaatttagttttgaatttaactcttttctttgtctgtccTGTTCTTACTTTACAGTAGTTCAGAAAGCCGTGAACGTGCCTATGATCACAGCCCATATGGACACCATGACCGCAGCGGCACTTTTGACAGACAGCGTCACTACAACGCAGATTATTACCGTGATCGCTCcatgtttgctgctgctggccCAGGGACCAGTGCTATTGGGGGAAGCTTTGAGGCATCAGATGCACATTTTGACTCTAGAATTAGAGACCCCTTTGCTCTTTCTAATTCTACGCGACGTGATCTGTATAGAGATGACAGAGGGCGACGTGTTGATAGAACTTACCATCACCGTCGGAGCCGCTCATCTCATTCCTCACAGTCGAGGCACCCTTCACCACAACGGACCACAGGACAAACACCCAAAACTCCTCATTCCCCTAAAAGAGCTCCATTGTCTCCCGGACGAGGCCCAAGATCTCGTTCCCATAGCAGATCTTCAAGCTCTGATTCTGTCAGTAGCACCAGCAGCACAGGCAGCGGCAGGTGTGACATTTAATACAACGCTTCATAgctgtgttaaaacattttgtcaacaaATAATGTTCTGgtaattgttctgtttgtatgtgtgtaacaACAGTGATTCAAACAGCAGCTCAAGTGATGGGTCTCGGGCACGTTCTGTTCAGTCGTCAGCTGCACACGTGCCTCCTCAGTCTTCTATGGTGCTTGATTCAGATGAACCACGCAGAAGCTTTGGAATTAAAGTGCAGAACCTACCGGTGCGCTCCACGGGtgagtttttacatttctgtataaAGTGCAACAACTGAATTCACTCTAAGTCAGTCCTGGTAGAGCTGAATGATTTTAGTAGTATTTTTTGTGCAGACATTATTTTTAGCATAATGCCACTGACATTACAGGCCACTTTCCTTCAAATTTTTCTGTAGATGTGGTCTTTACTTCAAGTTTGCTAGTCTACATGTAGCATAATTTACTGTGCCTTTCAAAGTCTGACCGTCAGAATTATGCTATTTTTTTTTGGCAGACACAAGTTTAAAAGATGGACTCTTCCATGAATTTAAGAAACATGGGAAAGTAACTTCAGTGCAGATTCATGGAGCATCAGAAGACCGATATGGTTTGGTGTTCTTTAGACAGCAAGAGGATCAAGAGAAAGCTCTTAGTGTCTCCAAAGGAAAGCTGTTCTTTGGCATGCTCATTGAAGTCACTGCCTGGAATGGTCCCGGTAAGTTGtgacagaaaagtaaaagatattttattgtCACGATTATTTAGGGCAGACTGTTTAATTCTGCAAAAGTAATTCAGCAAAACTCTGTTTGCTTGCTGGTGCAGTGTTTGCCACAGGATCTTATCTTAATTATGGTTATGGTGGCCGACTGTGTTGGTGTAGACAACCTGGTGAAAATATGATATTTaatctgaaatatttataataaaaatctgaagataaatgaaaaagaagcaaaaatgaaaactgtgtaaACCTGTAAATACCAGAAGAAGACTTAATTTTAGTCATATAGTATGTGATtgaatttacacattaacaGTCTACTGACCTCGGCACATCACATTTTTGCCATAAACACAAAGTCCTGATTTTGCTCTAAAAGTTGGTCTTCATTTATTGACATAAACAATTAGACTTGGATAATTTGAAAGTAATGTGAGTTGCAGTTTGATATTTTAAGCAGAGAGAAAAGTCTTCTGGTCAACAGTTCATGGATGGCATTATTCttttggacagaaaaaaaaagtaatagtATAGTTGAGCAACCCACCTAAATAAAGTCTACATGTGGAGGAAGACTGCTGTATGTGTATCACATGATGTATCCTTTTTTCCCGTTCTCAGAAACTGAGAGTGAAAATGAGTTTAGGCCATTGGATGGACGAATAGATGAGTTCCACCCAAAGGCTACAAGGACACTGTTTATAGGAAACCTTGAGAAGACTACTAGTTATCAACAACTTCTGGACATCTTTCAACGCTTTGGAGAAATTGTGGTAAGCTACTATCTTTAATGTGTACCCTACAAGCAAATGTCTACTTTGATATTCTTCTCATTATATCTTTCTTCCTAAAGGATATTGACATCAAAAAAGTGAATGGAGTTCCCCAGTATGCCTTTGTGCAATATTCTGATATTGCCAGTGTGTGCAAAGCCATaaagaagatggatggagagTATCTGGGGAGCAACAGATTAAAGGTAGTGCGTTTTCAATAAACGATGTTACAATATGCTTTcagtgtagtttgtgtgtgtgtgtatattaatataatatgcCATCTTTTTCTCTAAAGCTTGGTTTTGGCAAGAGTATGCCCACAACTTGTGTCTGGTTAGATGGCTTGGCAAGCAATATCACAGAGCAATACCTCACACGGCATTTCTGTCGCTATGGACATGTAGTAAAGGTAAGgtattacattttcttttgctaATAATGATTGATTTAATTTGAGTGCAGTTCtataaaactattatttgtctttttaggTTGTGTTTGATAGATTGAAAGGAATGGCCCTCATCTTGTACAACAACACAGATTTTGCTCAGGCAGCTGTAAGAGAGACCAAAGGTTGGAAGATTGGTGGcaataaaataaaggtaaaaaatgaaaattattcaGAAGTGAAGTGTGCTTTCTGCATTTGTATGTATGCTTCTTtacatgtgtatatttattattttaataggTGGATTTTGCAAGTCAAGAGAGTCAGATTGCATTCTTCCGAACTATGCAGGCATCTGGACAAGACATTAGAGACTTGTATGAAATTCCTCCTGAGCGACGGTAATTTTGTAATCATTCAGCCCTTGTATTGTTCAGTatacaaataattaatttctttaaaattaaatgaagcctaataaatatatttgatgtAGAGTAATATTTAGAATCACAGTTGCATTGAACAATATGTAAGAAGTTCTTAACAGAAGTCATGACATTTTTTCTACACCTTTTCTCTTCATTCACTCTGCAGAGAGGATCGCAGACCTCCATATCATGAATTTACAGCAGAAAGGGCTTATTACGAGAATATACGAACCCCTGGCCTCTACCCTGAGGATGCTCGAAGAGACTATGCTGCTCGCAGCAGAGACCGCTTTCCTGAACTGGAGCATTACCAGGGGGATCACTTTGATCCACGTTATCACGAGGATCCAAGAGACTACAGGGACTACAGAGACCCCTTTGAGCAAGACATCCGGAAATACACATATATTCAAAGggagcgagaaagagagagagagcgtttTGAGGCTGATCGCAGCAGGTGGAGCCCGTCTCATCCAAGACGACCTATCACACCTGCCGTATCCCCTTCACCATCTGAGCGCGCACCCAGAGACTCAGAACGACGTGTTTACAGCCAGTCCTCTGAACGAAGTGGTAGCGTAAGTTCAGTGTCACCACCACACTTTGACAAATCAGAAAAGACTCTGTTGGAGCATCCCTCCAAGAGTGACAAGACTGAAAAGAGCAGCCAACCAGATCGTGTGACAGGTGCTGAGAAAACTAAACGTGCAAAAcgaaaagaaaaaggtgagaAAGACAAAGCTGAGAAGATTAAATCAAGGAAAGCAAAAGGGCAGTCCCCATCCAACCCAGTGCCTGAAACAGAGCTTGAAACTGGTTTAGATGGAGGGTCAACAAGAGGAAGGGGATCAGACCAAGATTCTCATGAGAGGCAAAAATGCAAGGGAGATAATGACTCTCTTACTGGAAATCAGTTGTTAACTGCTCATCATGACTCTCTAAAAACTGACAGACCTGAAATGGGTAAAGGTGATAATTCAGACTTGGatggaaaaaacagacagaagaaacaTTTGAAATCTGATATTGGAAATGATGGGAAAGATTCATCAATTGATTCGGATAGACTTGCTGCACGAAAAAGGCGCTTTGCTGAGTCTGGAGGAAGGACTATTCGTCAAAAGAAAAGCAGGTATGAGGAGGATGATGGTAATCAGTCTTCTGACCTTGGTGCCAGTGCCACATTTCTGAAAGAATCagaaactgacaaacacaagGATTTACAGCGGAGAGATTCAAGACTCAAAAGTGATAAAAGTGGCTCTCAGAAGGATGGTCACGAAGACCTTGGAGCACAAAGTGAGAAATCTGAGGGCTCTTTGGACCCACTGGAATCAAAACAACATCCAGGACACACATCCAGAAAGTTTTTACATGAGGGGGTTACAGACCAAAGCAGTACAAGAGAACAAGAACACCATAGTGCCTCCAAATTTGGAGGTCAAAATGCAGACTCTGACAAAAGTGCCAAGAACAAGGAGGATCATGTTGACATTGACCTATCTCAGAGTTACCGCAAGCAAATGGAGCAAAATAGACGCTTGCAACAGCAGCAGCGGGAGTTTGACAAACCTGACAAGCCAGGAAGTCCCCAAGGAAGTGAGACAGAGGACCTGGAACATCGCAGTCTTGTTCACGAAGTTGGTAAACCACCTGAGGATGTCACAGATAATTTCCCATCTCACAAACTAAAGAAACTTGACCAATTTGACTCTGAATCAGGGATAAAGAGAGAGCGTGTTTACAGAAGTTTTAGACAAAAAAGTGAAGATCCCGACTGGAACAACACTTCCTCTCCAGGACACTTCTCTCAGCATGCAGATGAGGACTTGGTGGATCATTCGCAGAAGGAATTAAgcagaaatgatgaaaaaatTCACTCTGATCTGGAGCTGTTAATCAAAAGGACACATAacacacaagtaaacaaaccaaatgCTCCTTTGCTAACTGTGGAAGAGGAACAACAAAAGAGATGGGATGGCAGAGTTAAACAGGACTTGTTACCTGACCTGAACTTTTCTAGAACTCTAAGTAAAAACATTCACAATCGCAAGCGTTTGGAATATGGTGTTTGGCATGACTTGGAGCCGGGGGAAGTACGATCTGATTCTGAAGAGGACAGAGAGCCCAAACCCCACTCTCCTGTGCCCTCAACATCTATGCCTTTTTCTGAGAGGCCAAGGGCTGAAAGGTTTTCCGATCCCAAACAAGCACATCTTGAAAGAAACAAGTTCTACTCCTTTGCACTTGACCAGACCATCACACCTGATACAAAGGCTCTGCTTGAGCGCGCCAAGTCGCTCTCATCTTCCAGAGAAGATAACTGGTCATTTTTAGATTACGATTCTCACTTTGCAGGTCTCCGTAACAGAAAAGATACTGAGAAAGCAGAATCTACGCCAAGACCTACACCTTCCTGgtacatgaaaaagaaaaagattcgAAGTGGATCTGAAGACAAACTTGATGACAGAAAGGAGGAGCCTAAGCCAGAAGAACAGGAACGTAGGGAACTATTTGCTTCCCGCTTCCTTCACAGCGCTGTGTTTGAGTTGGACTCTAGGCGACTTCAACACTTGGAACGCAAACATGAAGAACCTGAGCATACACAAAACCAACAACTTGGCCAGCAAGGGATAGATGGTGAACTTGACTCAGGGCCAGTTGGACTTTTCCATAGTCGCTTTTTGGAACTCACACGTCTACAACAACAGAAGAATAAAACCCAAACACTGCAAGAAGAAGATATTGTCCCAAAAGACAACAAAGTGGAAATGGCACCTATTCAAGAGGAAGTAGCTTTACAGTCACCTCAAACAAAAGAATCTGTTGTAGAGCCTGAAATTAAACCCATCAGTCCTGCTGAAGAGCGGAGTTCTGAACACCAACTCACACCTCCTACTGTGACCCCATCTGTGGTAAAGGGCTCTCCTCCACCAGAAGAAAAGTGTGTTGTGTTAATCCCTGACTCATACCCCCCTGTCTCAATAATAAAGGAAGAGGTAAGGGAtgaggtaaaagaaaaagatgtatCCATGCGCGACCTGCCAACAGAGACATCTGATTTTGAATCACCTGTAGCAGCATCTGAACCCAGTTATTCAGTGGATAGATGTAAACTTTCTCCATCAGAAGGAATATCAGATATTGTTCGAGAGGATGTAAAAGTTACAAAACAGCCATCTTGCCACGATTCTCATGATGAATCTGTTAGCAGTTCAGAGCCAGAGCTTGAAACTGAGACAACACCACCAGAAGTGCCTGAAGTCACTAGTCCTAGTGTTGTAGAGGAGGACATGGTAAGGAAAGAGACCCATTCCATTTCTaaagcagtagcagtagcagagCCAGAGGGAGAGCAGAAACCTCAAGATACTAAAGCGCAGATTTCTATTGATAATGACACGAATGATGAAGCAGTGTCACCCCAGAAAGAGCATAAAactaaagacatgaaaaataagaAGGGCAGACAATCCCCTGCACAATTGGCTCCCATTCCTGTCATGCCTGCCTCTGGTTCTGAGAAACAAGCCACACGCAAGAGTGAGCGCATTGACAGAGAGAAGCTAAAACGTGGATCATCCCCTAGAGCTGAATCAAAATCCACAGGTAAATCTCCTATTCATGGATCAGATCCTGATATGTTGGAGCAGAGCATATCACTAGGCAGAGCAAGACGAAGAAATGTGAAATCTGTCTATGCCACCCCAGTTGAAGATGAGGCACCAGTTCGTTCTGGA contains the following coding sequences:
- the si:ch1073-335m2.2 gene encoding msx2-interacting protein isoform X2, with the protein product MVRETRHLWVGNLPEHVREEKIVEHFKRYGRVESVKVLRKRGSEGGVAAFVDFVDIKSAQKAHNAVNKMGDRDLRTDYNEPGSVPSAVRGLEDSSPSSSRDVTGFSRGTVGPVFGPPVSLHTREGRYERRIDGSESRERAYDHSPYGHHDRSGTFDRQRHYNADYYRDRSMFAAAGPGTSAIGGSFEASDAHFDSRIRDPFALSNSTRRDLYRDDRGRRVDRTYHHRRSRSSHSSQSRHPSPQRTTGQTPKTPHSPKRAPLSPGRGPRSRSHSRSSSSDSVSSTSSTGSGSDSNSSSSDGSRARSVQSSAAHVPPQSSMVLDSDEPRRSFGIKVQNLPVRSTDTSLKDGLFHEFKKHGKVTSVQIHGASEDRYGLVFFRQQEDQEKALSVSKGKLFFGMLIEVTAWNGPETESENEFRPLDGRIDEFHPKATRTLFIGNLEKTTSYQQLLDIFQRFGEIVDIDIKKVNGVPQYAFVQYSDIASVCKAIKKMDGEYLGSNRLKLGFGKSMPTTCVWLDGLASNITEQYLTRHFCRYGHVVKVVFDRLKGMALILYNNTDFAQAAVRETKGWKIGGNKIKVDFASQESQIAFFRTMQASGQDIRDLYEIPPERREDRRPPYHEFTAERAYYENIRTPGLYPEDARRDYAARSRDRFPELEHYQGDHFDPRYHEDPRDYRDYRDPFEQDIRKYTYIQRERERERERFEADRSRWSPSHPRRPITPAVSPSPSERAPRDSERRVYSQSSERSGSVSSVSPPHFDKSEKTLLEHPSKSDKTEKSSQPDRVTGAEKTKRAKRKEKGEKDKAEKIKSRKAKGQSPSNPVPETELETGLDGGSTRGRGSDQDSHERQKCKGDNDSLTGNQLLTAHHDSLKTDRPEMGKGDNSDLDGKNRQKKHLKSDIGNDGKDSSIDSDRLAARKRRFAESGGRTIRQKKSRYEEDDGNQSSDLGASATFLKESETDKHKDLQRRDSRLKSDKSGSQKDGHEDLGAQSEKSEGSLDPLESKQHPGHTSRKFLHEGVTDQSSTREQEHHSASKFGGQNADSDKSAKNKEDHVDIDLSQSYRKQMEQNRRLQQQQREFDKPDKPGSPQGSETEDLEHRSLVHEVGKPPEDVTDNFPSHKLKKLDQFDSESGIKRERVYRSFRQKSEDPDWNNTSSPGHFSQHADEDLVDHSQKELSRNDEKIHSDLELLIKRTHNTQVNKPNAPLLTVEEEQQKRWDGRVKQDLLPDLNFSRTLSKNIHNRKRLEYGVWHDLEPGEVRSDSEEDREPKPHSPVPSTSMPFSERPRAERFSDPKQAHLERNKFYSFALDQTITPDTKALLERAKSLSSSREDNWSFLDYDSHFAGLRNRKDTEKAESTPRPTPSWYMKKKKIRSGSEDKLDDRKEEPKPEEQERRELFASRFLHSAVFELDSRRLQHLERKHEEPEHTQNQQLGQQGIDGELDSGPVGLFHSRFLELTRLQQQKNKTQTLQEEDIVPKDNKVEMAPIQEEVALQSPQTKESVVEPEIKPISPAEERSSEHQLTPPTVTPSVVKGSPPPEEKCVVLIPDSYPPVSIIKEEVRDEVKEKDVSMRDLPTETSDFESPVAASEPSYSVDRCKLSPSEGISDIVREDVKVTKQPSCHDSHDESVSSSEPELETETTPPEVPEVTSPSVVEEDMVRKETHSISKAVAVAEPEGEQKPQDTKAQISIDNDTNDEAVSPQKEHKTKDMKNKKGRQSPAQLAPIPVMPASGSEKQATRKSERIDREKLKRGSSPRAESKSTGKSPIHGSDPDMLEQSISLGRARRRNVKSVYATPVEDEAPVRSGKEITESPRSARKRGTDKDAAQQQSIEQDPPAPTPTGKRGRPPKNRKQGEDNSTVKVEKSKMDNKDTDSNESESGERIPKMSKAKTPSYVAKSSVNQMSTSLGSGSTRKGDKTEVTEDDDQEVDFTDEDALVVQDSSRLCVEDVSIKADQKKEEKDTQSRELGKDKDVLNEKDKAYEGKSNGKETDSLVLEEKTTSERDRIARGKTKLTRTPKSPILKNLKIRLNVTEVKDHLQQGNDELGNQEESSKKFKPADNSDHASKYANANKGDSRCEEKENTALDKKELLESSKSLISQEQELEQAVENIAKLTDPAFPTEPPPTTPAPQTEVKSDPEEEKPSNPASETELIAAIDSITAEDPPVTQTPLVSAVVGSESDMQDLIQSGKEHEPETNTPAIQETSAFPATPKKGTKGGRPKTPKRSKVQSNPKQVRKDSKEEHLISEEMPVLGTEPASAVKVVSETQSAGTTAVITPTTWKPEPEPSVVKATDVKPESSSEEPIPHLKSVCPQSKSPVSSKPQQVTPEAPTPSPLANRPNIRPIPTSRAPVSSPDWHHQSKDTCISSSPALPLSSKENQPLHSDPEIMEIDHGRSDLRQILIKHKNISLPGSSSISSNLPTLRDQNPSESSTPSAVVPNKSALSDSRLTAHSVLPVVRPPVSLPTPETKSVISVIASTATSVISRVCNPPEPENTLTMNTGNPCADVALSKPTYRPSKDDTGSYHGSSVDEVGSSARFIVESPNVGMGSCSGLRVNTSEGVVVLSHSGQKTEGPQRISAKISQIPQATAGDMESQQLVSMPQIKQEMYSHSQSGLQKGASSQIDHGHPGKTQSVLSSIKQEGTGLEKMESAYQTGPQGVVKRLTQGNQQVMSYSQDYMSLKSQKKMDSADSHSTDGTKPWASTISPAISPLLPSPPGNHVGFVTAAGDRAPSHLSGVKQEPRSPRKSGHPHTSFAVSSPIGSSSPKGIQVMLPTGHSAMQQYITSVHHPEQSVIMPPHSVPGGLGRMSPHCVTQSIPVGHLVQGDVRVNTPPLSVMSYGIHSESLASPWSGPMQPQPTSPQAVGRDKVLKVNPGSLRSHEGEQEDARHFHMAGRPSASQLKPETLQSDPRGTLRSNVQLDTYITPRDMRVLLHQQGERSSADPHSGHIQETLPPSSTPSSLPLSLSPRTHVLPKGVSDKDITKPLEAKRSHSPLPKDGMMGIRQSGAAMASPQRVQLMPPGPSGSFPEYSGVYSNPRGIHSQIPESSSVGLNQPTLNVAQTMGADLQPKPDGKMTQTVNMVQLLTKYPIVWQGLLALKNDTAAVQLHFVCGNRALAHRSLPLQEGGALLRIVQRMRLEASQLESVARRMTGDSDFCLLLALPCGRDQDDVLNQTQALKAAFINYLQAKLAAGIINIPNPGSNQPAYVLQIFPPCEFSESHLSQLAPDLLNRISNISPHLMIVITSV
- the si:ch1073-335m2.2 gene encoding msx2-interacting protein isoform X4, which produces MVGLSHCDHLDFIWISFGNFFFTSSESRERAYDHSPYGHHDRSGTFDRQRHYNADYYRDRSMFAAAGPGTSAIGGSFEASDAHFDSRIRDPFALSNSTRRDLYRDDRGRRVDRTYHHRRSRSSHSSQSRHPSPQRTTGQTPKTPHSPKRAPLSPGRGPRSRSHSRSSSSDSVSSTSSTGSGSDSNSSSSDGSRARSVQSSAAHVPPQSSMVLDSDEPRRSFGIKVQNLPVRSTDTSLKDGLFHEFKKHGKVTSVQIHGASEDRYGLVFFRQQEDQEKALSVSKGKLFFGMLIEVTAWNGPETESENEFRPLDGRIDEFHPKATRTLFIGNLEKTTSYQQLLDIFQRFGEIVDIDIKKVNGVPQYAFVQYSDIASVCKAIKKMDGEYLGSNRLKLGFGKSMPTTCVWLDGLASNITEQYLTRHFCRYGHVVKVVFDRLKGMALILYNNTDFAQAAVRETKGWKIGGNKIKVDFASQESQIAFFRTMQASGQDIRDLYEIPPERREDRRPPYHEFTAERAYYENIRTPGLYPEDARRDYAARSRDRFPELEHYQGDHFDPRYHEDPRDYRDYRDPFEQDIRKYTYIQRERERERERFEADRSRWSPSHPRRPITPAVSPSPSERAPRDSERRVYSQSSERSGSVSSVSPPHFDKSEKTLLEHPSKSDKTEKSSQPDRVTGAEKTKRAKRKEKGEKDKAEKIKSRKAKGQSPSNPVPETELETGLDGGSTRGRGSDQDSHERQKCKGDNDSLTGNQLLTAHHDSLKTDRPEMGKGDNSDLDGKNRQKKHLKSDIGNDGKDSSIDSDRLAARKRRFAESGGRTIRQKKSRYEEDDGNQSSDLGASATFLKESETDKHKDLQRRDSRLKSDKSGSQKDGHEDLGAQSEKSEGSLDPLESKQHPGHTSRKFLHEGVTDQSSTREQEHHSASKFGGQNADSDKSAKNKEDHVDIDLSQSYRKQMEQNRRLQQQQREFDKPDKPGSPQGSETEDLEHRSLVHEVGKPPEDVTDNFPSHKLKKLDQFDSESGIKRERVYRSFRQKSEDPDWNNTSSPGHFSQHADEDLVDHSQKELSRNDEKIHSDLELLIKRTHNTQVNKPNAPLLTVEEEQQKRWDGRVKQDLLPDLNFSRTLSKNIHNRKRLEYGVWHDLEPGEVRSDSEEDREPKPHSPVPSTSMPFSERPRAERFSDPKQAHLERNKFYSFALDQTITPDTKALLERAKSLSSSREDNWSFLDYDSHFAGLRNRKDTEKAESTPRPTPSWYMKKKKIRSGSEDKLDDRKEEPKPEEQERRELFASRFLHSAVFELDSRRLQHLERKHEEPEHTQNQQLGQQGIDGELDSGPVGLFHSRFLELTRLQQQKNKTQTLQEEDIVPKDNKVEMAPIQEEVALQSPQTKESVVEPEIKPISPAEERSSEHQLTPPTVTPSVVKGSPPPEEKCVVLIPDSYPPVSIIKEEVRDEVKEKDVSMRDLPTETSDFESPVAASEPSYSVDRCKLSPSEGISDIVREDVKVTKQPSCHDSHDESVSSSEPELETETTPPEVPEVTSPSVVEEDMVRKETHSISKAVAVAEPEGEQKPQDTKAQISIDNDTNDEAVSPQKEHKTKDMKNKKGRQSPAQLAPIPVMPASGSEKQATRKSERIDREKLKRGSSPRAESKSTGKSPIHGSDPDMLEQSISLGRARRRNVKSVYATPVEDEAPVRSGKEITESPRSARKRGTDKDAAQQQSIEQDPPAPTPTGKRGRPPKNRKQGEDNSTVKVEKSKMDNKDTDSNESESGERIPKMSKAKTPSYVAKSSVNQMSTSLGSGSTRKGDKTEVTEDDDQEVDFTDEDALVVQDSSRLCVEDVSIKADQKKEEKDTQSRELGKDKDVLNEKDKAYEGKSNGKETDSLVLEEKTTSERDRIARGKTKLTRTPKSPILKNLKIRLNVTEVKDHLQQGNDELGNQEESSKKFKPADNSDHASKYANANKGDSRCEEKENTALDKKELLESSKSLISQEQELEQAVENIAKLTDPAFPTEPPPTTPAPQTEVKSDPEEEKPSNPASETELIAAIDSITAEDPPVTQTPLVSAVVGSESDMQDLIQSGKEHEPETNTPAIQETSAFPATPKKGTKGGRPKTPKRSKVQSNPKQVRKDSKEEHLISEEMPVLGTEPASAVKVVSETQSAGTTAVITPTTWKPEPEPSVVKATDVKPESSSEEPIPHLKSVCPQSKSPVSSKPQQVTPEAPTPSPLANRPNIRPIPTSRAPVSSPDWHHQSKDTCISSSPALPLSSKENQPLHSDPEIMEIDHGRSDLRQILIKHKNISLPGSSSISSNLPTLRDQNPSESSTPSAVVPNKSALSDSRLTAHSVLPVVRPPVSLPTPETKSVISVIASTATSVISRVCNPPEPENTLTMNTGNPCADVALSKPTYRPSKDDTGSYHGSSVDEVGSSARFIVESPNVGMGSCSGLRVNTSEGVVVLSHSGQKTEGPQRISAKISQIPQATAGDMESQQLVSMPQIKQEMYSHSQSGLQKGASSQIDHGHPGKTQSVLSSIKQEGTGLEKMESAYQTGPQGVVKRLTQGNQQVMSYSQDYMSLKSQKKMDSADSHSTDGTKPWASTISPAISPLLPSPPGNHVGFVTAAGDRAPSHLSGVKQEPRSPRKSGHPHTSFAVSSPIGSSSPKGIQVMLPTGHSAMQQYITSVHHPEQSVIMPPHSVPGGLGRMSPHCVTQSIPVGHLVQGDVRVNTPPLSVMSYGIHSESLASPWSGPMQPQPTSPQAVGRDKVLKVNPGSLRSHEGEQEDARHFHMAGRPSASQLKPETLQSDPRGTLRSNVQLDTYITPRDMRVLLHQQGERSSADPHSGHIQETLPPSSTPSSLPLSLSPRTHVLPKGVSDKDITKPLEAKRSHSPLPKDGMMGIRQSGAAMASPQRVQLMPPGPSGSFPEYSGVYSNPRGIHSQIPESSSVGLNQPTLNVAQTMGADLQPKPDGKMTQTVNMVQLLTKYPIVWQGLLALKNDTAAVQLHFVCGNRALAHRSLPLQEGGALLRIVQRMRLEASQLESVARRMTGDSDFCLLLALPCGRDQDDVLNQTQALKAAFINYLQAKLAAGIINIPNPGSNQPAYVLQIFPPCEFSESHLSQLAPDLLNRISNISPHLMIVITSV